One Mucilaginibacter ginkgonis genomic region harbors:
- a CDS encoding LruC domain-containing protein, whose amino-acid sequence MTTTDTGTTPVTPTAPVNKIAPDGFNFSTTQNVTLNLTLKANDNSPLAGVVVSVYLPDDATSAVFKGVTTKSGTLNATVSIPASYKQIVIDPAYVGILRNALANINGTTVTATIGGTGAFSGDIVPQAITPTSVSTLTSLSSKQTQSSSTTEYGYPSPYTSTSNAINSPISAGVPKYLEANNDNVPASLLTYINASLPEGSTVPDLHPQYISTTAVNVINVTATADIYVTFVSEGAGYYNTLGWYSYSTSNPPSATSGGTNNDGINKVTMVFPNASASGSGGGLVAGNKVKLGTFQAGTTIAFCLLQNAWVQSNGNYGISLTGTKFYSQDALNPESTSSLRRHQVLLYDNVNNLFLAGFEDISRASGQGSDNDFNDLVYYVTSSTGSAISATGVVAIDKGGDTDGDGVPDTQDAFPNDPNRAYVYYYPSATTFGNYAFEDNFPNKGDYDMNDLVVKYRYAFDCNASNQVVDMQGDFQVAAAGASFKDGFGLQIPVASSAVTSVTGQQLTSNYITLASNGVEAGQSYATIIPFDNYNNLVSNPNGTFFINTLNELGKVNSSTAHVQVNFNNPVPVSNFYSINPFIICNLKRGYEAHMANYPPTDKADKTLFGTGDDNSNLATGRYYLSKENWPWAVQFSGDYTYPLERVNIISAYPHFADWAASGGTSFTDWYSSLLSGFRVTNNLYTK is encoded by the coding sequence ATGACAACTACTGATACCGGTACGACGCCTGTAACGCCCACAGCGCCGGTAAATAAAATTGCCCCTGATGGCTTTAATTTTAGCACTACCCAAAATGTTACGCTTAATTTAACGCTAAAGGCGAATGATAACTCTCCTTTAGCAGGCGTAGTGGTAAGCGTTTACCTGCCGGATGATGCTACCTCAGCCGTTTTTAAAGGTGTTACCACTAAAAGTGGTACACTTAACGCTACAGTGAGCATCCCTGCCAGCTACAAGCAAATCGTTATCGATCCGGCTTATGTTGGTATATTAAGAAATGCCCTGGCAAACATCAACGGAACAACTGTTACCGCGACCATTGGCGGTACAGGCGCGTTTAGCGGCGACATTGTGCCACAAGCCATTACGCCAACTTCTGTTTCGACGTTAACTTCGTTATCAAGCAAGCAAACGCAAAGCTCGTCGACTACAGAATACGGATACCCATCGCCATATACGTCAACATCAAATGCAATTAACTCGCCGATAAGCGCGGGTGTGCCTAAATATTTAGAGGCTAACAATGACAATGTTCCAGCATCGCTGTTAACTTACATTAACGCTTCATTGCCTGAAGGTTCAACTGTTCCGGATCTGCATCCGCAATACATTTCTACAACTGCGGTGAATGTGATCAACGTAACAGCTACAGCTGATATCTACGTAACGTTTGTTTCTGAAGGTGCAGGCTATTATAATACGCTTGGATGGTATAGCTATTCTACGAGCAACCCGCCAAGCGCAACAAGCGGCGGTACCAATAATGATGGTATTAATAAGGTAACCATGGTTTTCCCTAACGCCAGCGCGTCAGGTTCGGGTGGTGGCTTGGTTGCAGGCAATAAAGTAAAACTCGGCACTTTCCAGGCTGGTACTACAATAGCTTTTTGCTTATTGCAGAATGCATGGGTACAAAGCAACGGTAACTACGGAATAAGTCTTACCGGCACTAAATTCTATTCTCAGGACGCATTGAACCCCGAGTCGACCTCCTCTCTGAGAAGACATCAGGTTTTACTTTATGACAATGTGAATAACCTTTTCCTAGCAGGTTTCGAAGATATCAGTCGTGCATCGGGACAAGGCTCCGACAACGATTTTAATGACCTTGTTTATTATGTTACCTCATCAACCGGCAGCGCAATATCTGCAACAGGTGTTGTGGCGATAGACAAAGGCGGCGATACAGATGGCGACGGTGTGCCTGATACGCAAGACGCTTTCCCGAACGACCCGAACCGGGCATATGTTTACTACTATCCGTCGGCAACAACATTTGGTAATTACGCTTTCGAAGATAACTTCCCTAATAAAGGCGATTATGACATGAATGACCTGGTGGTTAAATACCGATACGCGTTTGATTGTAACGCATCTAACCAGGTGGTTGACATGCAGGGCGATTTCCAGGTTGCTGCTGCAGGTGCCTCATTCAAAGACGGTTTTGGTTTACAAATACCGGTAGCGTCATCGGCAGTAACATCTGTAACCGGCCAGCAGTTAACAAGCAACTATATTACGCTGGCATCTAACGGTGTAGAAGCCGGCCAAAGTTATGCGACTATTATTCCGTTCGATAATTACAACAACCTGGTGAGCAATCCTAACGGCACATTCTTTATCAATACCTTAAATGAGCTGGGCAAGGTAAATAGTTCTACCGCACATGTGCAGGTTAACTTTAACAACCCGGTGCCGGTAAGCAATTTCTACTCTATCAACCCATTCATTATTTGTAACCTTAAACGTGGTTATGAAGCCCACATGGCTAATTATCCGCCAACAGATAAGGCAGATAAAACCCTGTTTGGTACAGGTGATGATAACTCGAACCTGGCCACAGGCAGATATTATCTGTCTAAAGAGAACTGGCCATGGGCGGTTCAATTCTCTGGTGATTACACTTATCCGCTCGAGCGTGTAAACATCATTTCGGCATATCCGCACTTTGCAGACTGGGCAGCAAGCGGTGGTACCAGCTTTACCGATTGGTACAGCAGCTTACTATCTGGCTTTAGGGTGACCAACAACCTCTACACCAAATAA
- a CDS encoding NAD(P)/FAD-dependent oxidoreductase produces the protein MSGTNDNYSYWERSAFVDAADIIVIGSGLVGLSAALHLKTREPNLRVTVLDSGFLPSGASTKNAGFACFGTISEQLAYINKASEDEMLRLVEYKYRGLQNLRNLLGDDAIRYEQHGGYELFSRCETHNAQQAIEAIPRLNKLISSVTGDTDIYAVADEKITGFGFRGVKYIIRNKYEGQINTGLMMRALLAKAQQSGVLILNNCQVQNIEDTGAGLNVVTNNGIFKAPKVIVANNAFAKGLYPELDVVPGRGQVIVTKPIPGLKVKGTFHFDEGYYYFRNVDDRVLFGGGRNLDIKTEETTEFGHTSVVQQQLENYLKEMILPDQPFEIDMRWSGIMGFGSEILPIIKELQPNIFCAVRCNGMGIAMGSLVGKEAAELVIGRQEMPDS, from the coding sequence GTGTCAGGTACAAATGATAACTATTCTTACTGGGAAAGATCAGCTTTTGTTGATGCCGCCGATATAATTGTTATTGGCAGCGGACTGGTTGGGCTTAGCGCCGCGCTGCATCTTAAAACGCGGGAGCCCAACTTGCGGGTTACCGTTCTCGACAGTGGCTTCTTACCAAGTGGTGCCAGCACAAAAAATGCCGGTTTTGCGTGTTTCGGGACAATTTCAGAACAACTGGCCTACATCAACAAAGCGTCAGAAGATGAGATGCTGCGTTTGGTTGAATACAAATATCGCGGTTTACAAAACCTGAGAAATTTATTGGGCGATGACGCGATCCGCTATGAACAACATGGCGGTTATGAATTATTTAGCCGATGCGAAACCCACAATGCACAACAGGCTATCGAAGCTATCCCACGCTTAAATAAGCTGATATCGTCGGTCACCGGCGATACTGACATTTATGCAGTAGCCGATGAAAAAATCACCGGGTTTGGCTTTAGGGGTGTCAAATATATCATCCGCAATAAGTATGAAGGCCAGATCAATACCGGTCTAATGATGCGGGCGCTTTTAGCAAAAGCGCAGCAAAGCGGAGTGCTCATCCTCAACAATTGCCAAGTGCAAAATATTGAAGACACAGGTGCAGGACTAAACGTCGTTACCAACAACGGGATTTTCAAAGCCCCAAAGGTCATAGTTGCCAATAACGCCTTTGCCAAAGGGTTGTACCCGGAATTAGATGTAGTACCCGGCCGCGGGCAAGTAATTGTCACTAAACCAATTCCCGGGTTAAAAGTTAAAGGCACATTTCATTTCGACGAAGGCTATTACTACTTCCGTAATGTTGATGACCGTGTGCTCTTTGGCGGCGGCCGTAACCTTGACATTAAAACGGAAGAGACTACTGAATTCGGCCACACATCTGTTGTGCAACAACAATTAGAAAACTATCTCAAAGAGATGATCCTGCCGGATCAGCCGTTTGAAATAGATATGCGCTGGAGCGGCATTATGGGTTTTGGCAGCGAAATATTACCCATTATAAAAGAACTGCAGCCGAACATTTTTTGTGCCGTGCGCTGCAATGGCATGGGCATAGCAATGGGCAGTTTGGTTGGCAAAGAGGCTGCGGAGTTGGTAATAGGAAGGCAAGAAATGCCAGATAGTTAA
- a CDS encoding zinc metallopeptidase, which produces MTTLAWVILIINTGSAWLLMIAIFIISLVVQSRFKSKFRQYAEMPLLSGLSGAEVAEKMLRDNYIYDVKVISVEGQLTDHYNPEDKTVNLSPDVYYSRSVAAAAVAAHECGHALQHAKAYSWLTFRTAIVPAINVASKLVQWTLFIGVMLIAFAGNPYVLMIGVVALALVTFFSFVTLPVEFDASNRALAWLNSNNTVMQSNGEHEQAKDALWWAAMTYVVAALSSLAALLYYISFLNRRN; this is translated from the coding sequence ATGACAACTTTAGCATGGGTAATACTGATTATCAACACCGGCTCGGCTTGGTTATTGATGATCGCCATATTCATTATCAGCCTCGTTGTACAAAGCCGCTTTAAAAGCAAGTTTCGGCAGTATGCAGAAATGCCATTACTGTCCGGCCTTAGTGGTGCAGAAGTAGCTGAGAAAATGCTGCGCGATAATTATATCTATGATGTAAAAGTGATCTCGGTTGAAGGCCAGCTCACAGATCATTATAATCCCGAGGATAAAACTGTAAACCTTAGCCCCGATGTTTATTACAGCCGCAGCGTTGCCGCTGCTGCCGTTGCGGCCCACGAGTGCGGCCATGCTCTGCAACATGCTAAGGCCTATAGCTGGCTTACTTTTAGAACCGCTATCGTTCCTGCCATTAATGTGGCATCTAAACTTGTACAGTGGACTTTGTTTATTGGCGTAATGCTTATCGCGTTTGCAGGTAACCCTTATGTTCTAATGATAGGCGTGGTGGCTTTGGCGTTGGTTACCTTCTTTAGCTTTGTTACGCTTCCTGTAGAATTTGACGCCAGTAACCGCGCCCTGGCATGGCTTAATTCCAATAATACGGTGATGCAAAGCAATGGTGAACATGAGCAGGCTAAAGATGCACTGTGGTGGGCCGCAATGACTTATGTTGTTGCCGCTTTAAGTTCACTTGCTGCACTGCTTTATTACATCTCCTTTTTGAACCGCCGCAACTAA
- the dusB gene encoding tRNA dihydrouridine synthase DusB: MSVQIGNIDLGEFPLLLAPMEDVSDPPFRYVCKQNGADMMYTEFISSEGLIRDAAKSRQKLDIFEYERPIGIQIFGSDIDHMREATEIATQANPDLMDINYGCPVKQVACRGAGASLLQDIDKMVAMTKAVVNATHLPVTVKTRLGWDDTTKNVYEVAERLQDVGIKALTIHGRTRAQMYKGVADWTLIREIKKNPRINIPIFGNGDIDSPEKAADWRLEYGVDGMMIGRAAIGYPWIFREIKHYFKTGEHLEGPTIAERINVCRTHLQRSVEWKGPKTGIFEMRRHYASYFKGIENFKEYRMRLVQAPTVDEVEDILAEVHDNYAVMA; encoded by the coding sequence ATGTCTGTACAAATTGGAAATATTGATTTGGGCGAATTTCCGCTCCTGCTGGCGCCGATGGAAGACGTGAGCGATCCGCCTTTCCGTTATGTATGTAAGCAAAACGGCGCAGACATGATGTATACCGAATTCATCTCATCCGAGGGATTGATCCGCGACGCGGCCAAAAGCCGCCAAAAGCTGGATATTTTCGAGTACGAGCGTCCGATAGGCATTCAGATCTTCGGGAGTGACATTGACCACATGCGTGAGGCCACAGAGATAGCTACCCAGGCCAACCCCGATCTGATGGATATTAACTATGGCTGCCCGGTTAAACAGGTGGCCTGTCGGGGGGCTGGTGCAAGCCTTTTGCAGGATATCGACAAAATGGTGGCCATGACCAAAGCTGTTGTAAATGCTACCCACTTGCCTGTTACCGTTAAAACGCGCTTGGGTTGGGACGACACTACCAAAAACGTATATGAAGTTGCCGAGCGTTTGCAGGATGTAGGGATTAAAGCACTTACCATACATGGCCGGACACGCGCGCAAATGTATAAGGGTGTTGCAGATTGGACACTGATACGCGAGATCAAAAAGAACCCACGCATTAACATTCCGATATTTGGTAATGGCGATATCGACTCCCCTGAAAAAGCTGCCGACTGGCGCCTTGAGTATGGTGTTGACGGTATGATGATAGGCCGTGCCGCCATTGGTTACCCATGGATTTTCCGTGAGATAAAACATTACTTTAAAACAGGTGAACACTTGGAAGGCCCAACCATTGCGGAACGTATAAATGTGTGCCGCACGCACCTGCAAAGGTCTGTAGAATGGAAGGGCCCAAAGACAGGTATCTTTGAAATGCGCCGCCATTATGCCAGCTACTTTAAAGGCATAGAAAACTTTAAAGAATATCGAATGAGGCTGGTTCAGGCACCCACCGTGGACGAGGTAGAAGACATTTTGGCCGAGGTGCATGATAATTACGCCGTGATGGCTTGA
- the apaG gene encoding Co2+/Mg2+ efflux protein ApaG, translated as MTTTITDGVKVSVETQYQPEYSSPESDHFMFAYKINIENLSNYTIQLLRRRWDIFDSSGVHREVEGEGVVGEQPVIQPGESHEYVSGCNFKTDMGSMKGEYQMIRTMDNTLFEVQIPEFFMIVPYRLN; from the coding sequence ATGACCACTACCATTACAGACGGCGTAAAAGTTTCTGTAGAAACGCAATATCAGCCCGAATATTCGAGCCCTGAGTCGGATCACTTTATGTTTGCATATAAGATCAACATAGAGAATTTGAGCAATTATACCATTCAGTTGCTGCGTCGCAGATGGGACATATTTGACTCGAGCGGTGTACACCGTGAAGTAGAAGGCGAAGGTGTGGTAGGCGAACAGCCGGTTATCCAGCCGGGTGAATCACACGAATATGTATCCGGCTGTAACTTTAAAACCGATATGGGCAGCATGAAAGGCGAATATCAGATGATTCGTACGATGGACAACACGCTATTCGAAGTGCAGATCCCCGAATTCTTTATGATCGTACCATACCGTTTAAATTAA
- a CDS encoding LruC domain-containing protein, translating into MKKIFTYLLVISVAALASCKKDNNTGTQTGTGTTSDVKIAPDGFNFNTTKSVNLTIALKTNDNNPISGVVVSVYLPDTAVAKTSVFKGLTNRNGEITATINVPTQYSQLIIDPAYVGLLRNALANINGVSCNVVIGGFSGFAGDVVAPAVTPTVTAKPNAYKGVGVNGTTSVDYAYPSPYDASNAIANPLVNGVPVYLDPTNNAISSSLLSYINASLPEGSAVPDTHPQYISNTAINVIKVTATTDLYVTFVSEGAGYLNTLGWYSYPTNNPPTNATQGTNNRGIDKITAIFPNASASGSGGGLVAGNRVKIGTFTAGTTVAFCLMQNAWSTYNYQGTNYYYVNTGVTKFYSQDALNPESNSSLQRHQVMLYDNVNNVFVYGFEDINRTSGQGSDQDFNDIVYYVNSSNPGAISTTGVAAIDKGGDSDGDGVPDTQDAFPNDPTRAYVYYYPSATTYGNYAFEDNFPNKGDYDMNDLIVKYRYTFELNASNQVVDMVADVAVNAAGASFKDGFGIQLPLASSSVASVTGQKLISNYITLASNGVEAGQTYATIIPFDNYNALANNADNSFFINTLAAPAKVTSNFASVKVTFTSPVSSSNITAINPFIICNLKRGYEAHQAGYAPTDKADKTLFGTGDDTSNPQTGRYYLSKENWPWAVSFLSDFTWPLERVNIISAYPHFADWAAGGGSSFTDWYSNTASGYRVNSNLYTK; encoded by the coding sequence ATGAAAAAAATCTTTACCTATTTACTTGTTATTAGCGTCGCAGCGCTTGCTTCTTGTAAAAAAGACAATAACACCGGCACTCAGACCGGCACGGGTACAACATCTGATGTTAAAATTGCTCCTGATGGGTTCAACTTTAACACTACAAAATCTGTAAACTTAACCATCGCATTAAAAACCAATGATAACAACCCGATATCGGGTGTTGTGGTTAGCGTCTATCTTCCGGATACTGCCGTAGCTAAGACCTCGGTTTTTAAAGGCCTTACTAATCGTAATGGCGAGATCACGGCCACTATAAACGTTCCAACCCAGTACAGCCAGCTGATCATTGATCCGGCTTATGTTGGTTTATTGAGAAATGCCCTGGCGAACATCAATGGTGTTTCTTGTAATGTGGTGATAGGTGGTTTCTCGGGTTTTGCAGGCGACGTTGTTGCACCGGCCGTAACACCAACCGTTACCGCTAAGCCAAATGCTTACAAAGGAGTTGGCGTAAATGGAACTACATCTGTTGATTATGCTTACCCGTCGCCATATGATGCCAGCAATGCCATTGCTAATCCGCTTGTAAATGGTGTGCCGGTATATCTTGATCCTACAAATAACGCTATATCAAGCTCACTGCTTTCATATATCAATGCCTCATTGCCCGAAGGTTCTGCCGTGCCGGATACGCACCCGCAATACATTTCCAATACTGCTATTAACGTAATCAAAGTTACTGCTACTACAGATCTGTATGTAACGTTCGTATCCGAAGGTGCCGGTTACCTAAATACTTTAGGCTGGTATAGCTATCCTACTAATAACCCGCCAACAAACGCTACTCAAGGCACAAACAATCGTGGTATCGATAAGATCACTGCTATATTCCCAAATGCCAGCGCATCTGGCTCGGGTGGTGGTTTAGTGGCAGGCAACCGTGTTAAGATCGGTACTTTCACTGCCGGTACTACAGTTGCATTTTGTTTAATGCAAAACGCATGGAGCACTTATAACTACCAGGGTACTAATTATTATTACGTAAATACTGGTGTAACCAAATTCTATTCCCAAGATGCATTGAACCCCGAGAGTAATTCATCATTACAGCGCCACCAGGTTATGTTATATGATAACGTGAACAACGTATTTGTTTATGGTTTCGAAGATATCAACCGCACCAGCGGACAGGGTTCTGACCAGGATTTTAATGATATAGTTTACTATGTGAATTCATCAAACCCGGGCGCTATTTCAACAACAGGCGTTGCAGCTATTGACAAGGGTGGCGATTCTGATGGTGATGGTGTGCCTGATACACAGGATGCTTTTCCTAATGATCCAACCCGCGCCTACGTTTATTATTATCCGTCAGCAACTACTTACGGAAACTATGCGTTCGAAGATAATTTCCCTAACAAGGGCGATTATGATATGAATGACCTAATTGTAAAATACCGCTACACTTTTGAGCTTAACGCGTCAAACCAGGTAGTGGACATGGTTGCCGATGTTGCTGTTAACGCGGCCGGTGCATCATTCAAAGATGGTTTCGGTATACAACTGCCGCTGGCATCATCATCAGTAGCTTCAGTAACAGGGCAGAAATTGATCAGCAATTATATTACGTTAGCGTCAAATGGTGTAGAAGCGGGGCAGACCTATGCTACCATCATTCCGTTTGATAACTATAACGCGTTGGCCAATAATGCCGATAACAGCTTCTTTATAAACACGCTGGCTGCACCTGCAAAAGTAACCAGTAACTTTGCAAGCGTAAAGGTTACGTTTACCTCACCTGTTTCTTCTTCAAACATTACGGCGATCAACCCATTCATTATCTGTAATTTGAAGAGGGGCTATGAAGCTCATCAGGCAGGTTATGCGCCAACCGACAAAGCCGATAAAACGCTGTTTGGTACAGGTGACGACACATCCAATCCGCAAACCGGCCGTTACTATCTGTCAAAAGAAAACTGGCCTTGGGCGGTTTCGTTCCTGAGTGATTTTACATGGCCGCTTGAGCGTGTAAATATCATCTCTGCCTACCCGCATTTTGCAGACTGGGCAGCAGGCGGCGGCAGCAGTTTTACCGACTGGTACAGCAACACTGCGTCTGGTTACCGGGTAAATTCTAACTTGTATACCAAGTAA
- a CDS encoding putative signal transducing protein, protein MEIDWVKIFSSTNFYRSELVKQMLVSNSFDAVLLNKQDSSYGAFGSVEVYVHKGDFSQALELMILNEIDLAI, encoded by the coding sequence ATGGAGATTGATTGGGTGAAGATATTTAGCAGTACAAACTTTTACCGCAGCGAATTGGTGAAGCAAATGCTGGTGAGCAATAGTTTTGACGCCGTGCTGCTAAACAAGCAGGACTCGTCTTACGGGGCTTTTGGCAGCGTAGAAGTGTATGTGCATAAAGGCGATTTTAGCCAGGCACTGGAATTAATGATTTTAAATGAGATTGATTTAGCAATATGA
- a CDS encoding UDP-N-acetylmuramoyl-tripeptide--D-alanyl-D-alanine ligase yields METSQLYRIYLQHPQISTDTRKILPSSLFFALKGDKFDANAFAEQAIAAGAAYAIIDDAKYRVSEQYILVDDVLGKLQDLARYHRKQLTIPVIGLTGTNGKTTTKELINAVLSQRYKTYATQGNLNNHIGVPLSILSVTADHQMAVIEMGANHQKEIEMLCTISQPTHGLITNVGKAHLEGFGGPEGVKIAKGELYDYLQKTGGVIFANTGNEILAGMRNIRGIDEVIGYGTNDNQENFINGKLISNTPYVVLQWQKQGGEVSEVATNLTGAYNMENILTAVCIGSFFDMTDAEINAGISGYTPGNNRSQITKTATNVLICDYYNANPSSMALAIENIATMDAANKVMILGDMFELGDDAPAEHRSIIEKAISAPASRRLFIGKAFYDQKDGFDAEFFSTTEEAINTLKDQPVTNATVLLKGSRGMALERLVELF; encoded by the coding sequence ATGGAAACCTCGCAGCTTTACCGGATATATCTACAACATCCGCAAATAAGTACAGACACCCGCAAAATATTACCGAGCAGTTTATTCTTCGCATTGAAGGGTGATAAGTTTGATGCGAACGCTTTTGCAGAACAGGCTATCGCTGCGGGTGCCGCGTACGCCATCATAGATGACGCTAAATATCGCGTAAGCGAGCAGTACATTTTGGTTGATGATGTACTTGGCAAATTGCAGGACCTGGCGCGGTACCATCGCAAACAATTGACGATCCCGGTAATAGGCCTTACCGGAACTAACGGTAAAACCACCACCAAAGAACTCATCAACGCTGTGCTGTCACAGCGGTATAAAACCTATGCTACGCAGGGAAACCTCAACAATCACATTGGTGTGCCTTTAAGCATCCTATCTGTAACAGCCGATCACCAGATGGCGGTAATTGAAATGGGTGCCAATCATCAGAAAGAGATAGAGATGCTGTGCACGATCTCACAGCCAACACATGGGCTTATTACTAATGTGGGCAAAGCGCACCTGGAAGGCTTCGGCGGGCCCGAGGGTGTAAAAATCGCCAAAGGCGAGTTGTATGACTATCTGCAGAAAACAGGCGGAGTGATCTTCGCCAACACTGGCAATGAAATTTTAGCGGGTATGCGAAACATCCGCGGAATCGATGAGGTGATTGGCTACGGGACAAATGACAACCAAGAAAACTTTATTAATGGTAAACTAATAAGCAATACGCCCTACGTAGTATTGCAATGGCAAAAGCAAGGCGGAGAGGTAAGTGAGGTTGCCACCAACTTGACCGGTGCTTACAACATGGAGAATATCCTGACCGCTGTTTGCATAGGAAGTTTCTTTGATATGACAGACGCGGAGATCAACGCGGGCATAAGCGGGTATACGCCAGGCAATAACCGGTCGCAAATAACCAAAACCGCTACCAATGTGCTCATTTGCGATTACTACAATGCTAACCCAAGCAGTATGGCTTTGGCTATAGAGAACATAGCGACCATGGACGCTGCTAACAAAGTAATGATCTTAGGCGACATGTTCGAATTAGGAGATGACGCTCCGGCAGAGCATCGCTCAATAATCGAAAAGGCCATTTCTGCACCGGCTAGCCGCCGCTTATTTATCGGAAAAGCCTTTTACGATCAAAAAGACGGCTTCGATGCCGAATTCTTTTCCACTACCGAAGAAGCTATCAATACGCTAAAAGATCAACCCGTTACCAACGCTACAGTATTACTTAAAGGTTCGCGCGGTATGGCGTTAGAACGATTGGTGGAGTTGTTTTGA
- a CDS encoding CPBP family intramembrane glutamic endopeptidase has product MTETATSPMRPAFQFLVFVLCVLVAVFAGNILAGAVVAIAYGKDTLIDIANLTVSDPQAAKALWVLQVIGTTLPLFIAPVFFSYVVAREPKTYLKWSRPFPWQLIFITLMIMFFSLPVMEQLTVMNQKLSLPPFLKGIEQWMRDSEQKLEKLTQLLLKMDTPWDMIKALFLVAGVTAVVEELTFRGVLQTIFLRWTKNHHIAIWITAILFSAFHMEFFGFLPRLMLGVFFGYFVYWTGSVWSSVWAHFINNALAVVATYLYQHKTITTNPDDAQSFNMPIYIMSIVLVVSLLFTYRNIAIAGKKKLFTDGD; this is encoded by the coding sequence ATGACAGAAACGGCTACCAGCCCGATGCGACCTGCCTTTCAGTTCCTTGTTTTTGTACTTTGTGTATTGGTTGCCGTGTTTGCAGGCAACATTTTAGCCGGTGCCGTTGTGGCTATTGCTTACGGCAAAGACACGCTTATAGATATTGCTAATTTAACGGTAAGTGATCCGCAGGCTGCAAAAGCCTTATGGGTATTACAGGTTATTGGCACTACGCTGCCGCTTTTTATCGCGCCGGTGTTTTTCTCTTATGTAGTTGCTCGCGAGCCCAAGACCTACCTGAAATGGAGCAGGCCTTTTCCATGGCAGTTGATATTTATTACGCTGATGATCATGTTCTTCTCGCTGCCTGTAATGGAGCAGTTAACAGTAATGAATCAAAAACTTAGCCTGCCCCCTTTTTTGAAAGGTATTGAGCAGTGGATGCGCGATTCTGAACAGAAGCTTGAAAAGCTGACACAGCTGCTTTTAAAAATGGATACGCCCTGGGACATGATCAAAGCATTATTCTTAGTAGCAGGGGTTACGGCGGTGGTTGAAGAGCTAACCTTTCGAGGGGTTTTGCAAACCATATTTTTGCGTTGGACAAAAAACCATCACATAGCTATCTGGATCACAGCGATACTTTTCAGCGCCTTTCACATGGAGTTTTTTGGTTTTCTGCCAAGGCTGATGCTGGGCGTCTTCTTCGGTTATTTTGTTTATTGGACCGGAAGCGTATGGTCATCTGTGTGGGCGCATTTTATCAATAATGCGTTGGCAGTGGTAGCCACGTATTTGTATCAGCACAAGACAATCACAACCAACCCTGATGATGCACAATCTTTTAATATGCCCATATACATTATGAGTATTGTGTTGGTTGTGAGTTTGCTTTTCACGTACAGGAATATAGCCATTGCCGGCAAAAAGAAGTTATTTACAGATGGAGATTGA